One genomic region from Chloroherpetonaceae bacterium encodes:
- a CDS encoding Rpn family recombination-promoting nuclease/putative transposase — MKAIYINPFTDFGFKKIFGEEASKPLLMDFLNALLAPKKKIVDLTFKNAEQLGITDIERKAVYDIYCENEDGEKFIVELQKAKQNYFKDRTVYYSTFPIREQAEKGTWNYNLKAVYCIGILDFTFDDYESEAEKSQVLHTILLKNQNGKVFYDKLTFIYLEMPNFNKNEDELTSRLDQWLYFIKHLEDFTEIPKIFKDSIFLQAFEKAEIAKFNSPELDRYESSLKQYRDLKGVNDTAFHEGKLEGKLEGLLETARTMIKEGESLERVKKYTGISIED; from the coding sequence ATGAAAGCGATTTATATCAACCCTTTTACCGATTTCGGTTTCAAAAAAATTTTTGGTGAAGAAGCCAGCAAGCCCCTGCTTATGGATTTTCTCAATGCCTTGCTTGCGCCAAAGAAAAAAATTGTGGATCTCACTTTCAAAAATGCCGAGCAACTTGGCATCACCGATATTGAACGAAAAGCTGTTTATGATATCTATTGTGAAAATGAAGATGGCGAGAAATTCATCGTTGAGCTTCAAAAGGCAAAACAAAATTATTTCAAAGATCGAACCGTTTACTATTCCACTTTCCCGATTCGTGAACAAGCTGAAAAGGGCACTTGGAATTACAATCTCAAGGCCGTTTACTGCATCGGTATTTTAGATTTTACTTTTGATGACTACGAATCAGAAGCTGAGAAATCTCAAGTGCTTCATACCATTCTCCTGAAAAATCAGAATGGAAAAGTTTTCTATGATAAGCTCACCTTCATTTACCTTGAAATGCCAAACTTTAATAAAAATGAAGATGAATTAACTTCAAGGCTTGATCAGTGGCTATACTTCATAAAGCACTTAGAAGACTTCACCGAGATTCCTAAAATCTTTAAAGATTCCATTTTTCTTCAGGCTTTTGAAAAAGCGGAGATTGCTAAATTCAATTCACCCGAATTAGACCGCTACGAAAGCAGCCTCAAGCAATACCGCGATTTGAAAGGCGTGAATGATACTGCCTTTCATGAAGGAAAATTAGAGGGAAAATTGGAAGGGCTTCTTGAAACGGCACGCACAATGATAAAAGAAGGTGAATCCCTCGAAAGGGTTAAGAAATATACTGGTATTTCGATTGAAGATTAA
- a CDS encoding NAD(P)H-dependent glycerol-3-phosphate dehydrogenase, which translates to MKITVLGAGSWGTTLAILLSENQHDVTLWAHRPEFAKQLQEERENKRYLKCIAFPENLRVLGDILEAVVRSEIVVVATPSQAVRETLTQLNGLDHAQRIFVIVSKGIEVKTGMRMSEVVRDSLPSVHLEQVAILYGPSHAEELSRKQPTTVVVASHDLKTSRKIQEVFTAPMFRVYVNTDVVGVELAGSVKNIMAIAAGIADGVGFGDNAKAAIITRGLAEMSRLGAQYGANPLTFSGLAGIGDLVVTCASRHSRNRYVGEQIGKGRKLQEIIDEMVMIAEGVSTTKAVMDLAKKADVEMPLTEAVYKMLYEGKDARTAVYELMTREPKHELM; encoded by the coding sequence ATGAAAATCACAGTCCTTGGAGCCGGCAGTTGGGGAACAACCCTCGCCATTTTGCTTTCAGAAAATCAGCATGATGTGACGCTTTGGGCGCACCGGCCTGAGTTTGCAAAGCAACTGCAAGAAGAACGGGAAAACAAGCGGTATCTCAAGTGCATTGCATTTCCTGAGAATCTTCGAGTATTGGGCGATATTCTGGAAGCGGTAGTTCGTTCTGAGATTGTGGTCGTTGCCACGCCCTCACAAGCCGTCCGTGAAACACTCACACAGCTCAACGGGCTTGATCATGCTCAGCGTATTTTTGTGATTGTCTCAAAAGGGATTGAAGTTAAAACAGGGATGAGAATGTCGGAAGTGGTTCGCGATTCGCTTCCAAGCGTTCACTTGGAGCAGGTCGCGATTCTTTACGGCCCAAGCCACGCGGAGGAGCTTTCACGCAAACAACCGACGACAGTAGTCGTTGCTTCGCATGATTTGAAAACATCGCGCAAAATTCAAGAAGTCTTTACTGCACCGATGTTTCGAGTTTATGTGAATACAGATGTTGTTGGTGTTGAACTCGCCGGTTCAGTAAAAAATATAATGGCGATTGCCGCCGGAATTGCCGATGGCGTTGGGTTTGGCGATAATGCCAAAGCCGCGATTATCACGCGTGGGCTCGCGGAGATGTCGCGCCTTGGAGCGCAATATGGCGCCAATCCACTCACCTTTTCAGGCCTTGCCGGAATTGGAGATTTGGTCGTGACCTGTGCCTCTCGACATAGCCGAAATCGCTATGTGGGTGAGCAAATCGGCAAGGGCCGGAAACTTCAAGAAATTATCGATGAGATGGTCATGATTGCCGAAGGCGTTTCAACCACCAAAGCCGTGATGGATCTTGCTAAAAAAGCCGATGTCGAAATGCCCCTCACAGAAGCTGTTTATAAAATGCTCTATGAAGGGAAAGATGCGCGCACCGCGGTTTATGAACTCATGACCCGCGAGCCAAAGCATGAATTGATGTAA
- a CDS encoding FtsX-like permease family protein, translating to MIKHLIKLVWNRKRENVLMSIELFFAFMVLAMIATQSYSLYERWKQPLGFSYENIWHLSINTNSNENRWTEERIKGYENLIRELKSIDGVESVTMSSMTPFHNMNWNSSDSSGILAQPVMVERMGVDDNYAETMGIRVIEGRWYEKADDALDYYPVVVNQALAKALYGDESPIGKQLLPRYETPEILARWQKRFPNRVRKQNRIVGVVDAFRKQGEFDETKYFAFSRVNTNDTLAFPPENFFIRVRADKMTGEFEAAMVKRLEPLIPGWTYATETLKAHHDQRFKETISPMITFAIVGGFLILMISLGIVGVVWQNVARRTREIGLRRAVGSTANLIYSQVLLELLVVAVFAIVVGSFVFLQFPILDVPFLGFIEGLSWRHYLVGCGASCVVLLAIAFLCALYPSRVATTVAPTEALRYE from the coding sequence ATGATTAAACATCTGATCAAGTTGGTATGGAATCGCAAGAGAGAAAATGTGCTGATGAGCATAGAACTCTTCTTTGCCTTTATGGTACTTGCAATGATTGCAACTCAAAGCTATAGTCTCTATGAACGCTGGAAGCAGCCGCTGGGATTTAGCTATGAAAATATTTGGCATCTCTCCATTAATACCAATTCAAATGAAAACCGATGGACCGAGGAGCGGATCAAGGGATATGAAAACCTCATTCGTGAATTGAAATCCATAGATGGCGTTGAAAGCGTTACGATGTCTTCAATGACGCCTTTTCATAACATGAATTGGAATAGTTCAGATAGCAGCGGAATCCTTGCCCAGCCGGTGATGGTGGAGCGAATGGGCGTTGATGATAACTATGCGGAAACAATGGGCATTCGGGTGATTGAAGGCCGTTGGTATGAAAAAGCGGACGATGCCTTAGACTATTACCCGGTTGTGGTCAATCAAGCTCTTGCCAAAGCCTTATATGGCGATGAATCCCCTATAGGTAAACAACTTCTCCCTCGATACGAAACACCTGAGATTCTTGCTCGCTGGCAAAAGCGATTCCCAAATCGGGTTCGTAAACAAAATCGAATTGTGGGCGTTGTCGATGCGTTTCGTAAACAAGGAGAATTTGATGAAACCAAATACTTTGCGTTTAGCCGAGTCAACACGAATGATACGCTCGCGTTCCCGCCTGAAAACTTTTTCATAAGGGTTCGTGCCGATAAAATGACCGGTGAATTCGAAGCCGCAATGGTAAAAAGACTTGAACCTCTTATACCGGGTTGGACCTATGCCACGGAAACTTTGAAAGCTCATCATGATCAACGCTTCAAAGAAACCATTTCCCCAATGATCACTTTCGCAATTGTAGGAGGATTTCTCATTCTTATGATCTCGCTCGGAATTGTTGGGGTGGTTTGGCAAAATGTCGCGCGAAGAACCCGAGAAATCGGTTTAAGACGGGCGGTAGGAAGTACTGCAAATCTTATCTACTCGCAGGTTCTGCTTGAATTGCTTGTGGTCGCTGTGTTTGCAATTGTAGTTGGAAGTTTTGTATTTCTTCAATTCCCGATTCTCGATGTCCCGTTTCTTGGTTTTATTGAAGGCTTAAGTTGGAGACATTATTTAGTTGGGTGTGGTGCATCCTGCGTAGTGCTACTTGCAATTGCATTTCTATGTGCTTTGTATCCCAGCCGTGTCGCAACAACGGTTGCCCCGACAGAAGCCTTGAGGTATGAATAA
- a CDS encoding ABC transporter ATP-binding protein: MLRLENVNKIYRTDTLETLALSSANLSIEAGEFVSIMGPSGSGKSTLLNIMGLLDTPTNGVIVLDEKPIISYSDKNLAKLRNEKIGFIFQTFHLITDLRVTDNVELPLLYRNLSTGERRALALEALERVGLSSRTKHFPNQLSGGQQQRVAIARAIVGKPKLILADEPTGNLDSHMAGEIMNILKELNREGATIVMVTHDERMAEETHRIIRIFDGKLVGDAVHNEFAGNKTA; this comes from the coding sequence ATGTTGAGACTAGAGAATGTCAATAAAATTTATCGTACCGATACGCTTGAAACCCTAGCACTTTCAAGTGCCAATTTATCGATTGAAGCCGGCGAATTCGTCTCAATTATGGGCCCCTCCGGCTCCGGAAAATCAACGTTGCTGAATATTATGGGGCTCTTAGACACACCCACAAATGGCGTAATCGTGTTAGATGAAAAACCCATCATTTCATATAGTGATAAAAATCTTGCAAAACTTCGTAATGAAAAAATTGGATTCATCTTTCAAACCTTTCACCTCATCACCGACCTTCGCGTGACCGATAATGTCGAACTGCCATTGCTTTATCGGAACCTTTCTACAGGCGAGCGACGCGCTTTGGCACTCGAAGCCCTAGAGCGTGTGGGTCTTTCCTCGCGAACAAAGCATTTCCCAAATCAACTCTCAGGTGGCCAGCAGCAGCGCGTGGCAATTGCACGTGCAATCGTTGGGAAGCCAAAACTCATACTAGCTGATGAACCCACCGGAAATCTTGATTCTCATATGGCTGGTGAAATCATGAATATTCTTAAAGAACTTAACCGTGAGGGTGCAACCATTGTAATGGTTACTCACGACGAGCGAATGGCCGAAGAAACCCATCGCATTATCCGAATATTTGATGGAAAATTAGTCGGAGATGCCGTCCACAATGAATTTGCAGGCAATAAAACCGCTTAA
- a CDS encoding TonB family protein produces the protein MKRQLIFSLLLGAAMFATEATANEKNSLKSGVINSEHAREGESTLAKNLRAKMSFPEVARRLGLQGSVLAELKINADGEINEVVILEPSQYAVFNESVRNELTGANVASFFSDDDMPKSVKIKFTYTKKSVRIESRGEEISAE, from the coding sequence ATGAAAAGACAACTCATCTTTAGCCTACTCTTAGGCGCAGCAATGTTTGCAACCGAAGCCACAGCAAACGAAAAAAACTCCCTCAAAAGTGGAGTGATTAATTCAGAACACGCTCGAGAAGGGGAATCAACCTTAGCGAAGAATCTTCGGGCAAAAATGAGTTTCCCGGAAGTCGCTCGCAGGCTCGGGCTACAAGGAAGCGTTCTGGCAGAACTTAAAATAAACGCCGATGGGGAAATCAACGAAGTCGTTATCCTTGAACCTTCGCAATATGCTGTCTTCAATGAGAGTGTTCGAAATGAACTGACCGGTGCAAACGTGGCATCATTCTTCAGCGATGATGACATGCCAAAAAGCGTAAAAATTAAATTTACTTACACCAAAAAATCTGTTCGTATCGAAAGCCGCGGTGAAGAAATATCGGCTGAATAA
- a CDS encoding HlyD family efflux transporter periplasmic adaptor subunit yields the protein MDRPIQPEVLRRNAQNKWLKIGGGVAFVLMIFLAISSLLQPKIERSLVRTALVEKGDVDAGIGATGVVVPEVEEIITSPMDSRVLKVLHRAGDTLKSGEPILLLDAGEAFLKLSRLSDQVSLKKNAQEQLRATLQGRIKRLASDIKIKELEVKQNRVKLDQNSLLFEKGIVSKNDLEQASLALERAQAELAQLQLDQENATLSTRLQLEGVELEMNILDKEKKQATDEYERSIPKSQRPGILTFALQTEGVTVRRGETVARVADLSAFRIEASVSDVHSKTIYVGMPAEIQQGTEIIKGHIGSIQPTVENGVVKIFITLDQSKQSSFRSNQRVDVTLIAGKRLATLRVKKGAMITANSKPAVFVVRGSKAIRTEIVLGISNSDYIEILGGLLEGDEIILSDMKEYAGAKEISIK from the coding sequence ATGGATAGACCAATACAACCGGAAGTATTACGACGAAACGCTCAAAATAAATGGCTGAAAATCGGCGGTGGTGTGGCTTTTGTCTTAATGATTTTCCTTGCAATTAGTTCGCTGCTTCAGCCAAAAATTGAACGGTCTTTGGTGCGAACGGCTTTGGTCGAAAAGGGTGATGTCGATGCCGGAATCGGCGCAACCGGTGTGGTTGTTCCGGAAGTAGAAGAAATCATCACAAGCCCAATGGATTCTCGTGTTCTGAAGGTTTTGCATCGTGCCGGAGATACACTCAAGAGCGGTGAACCTATTTTATTGCTTGATGCGGGGGAAGCCTTCTTAAAACTTTCACGCCTTTCCGATCAAGTAAGCCTCAAAAAAAATGCCCAAGAACAACTTCGGGCAACCCTTCAAGGGAGAATCAAGCGATTGGCCTCTGATATCAAAATCAAAGAATTGGAGGTGAAACAAAATCGTGTAAAGCTTGATCAAAATTCTCTGCTCTTTGAAAAGGGAATTGTTTCTAAAAACGACTTAGAGCAAGCCTCACTTGCTTTGGAACGCGCCCAAGCCGAGCTTGCTCAATTACAATTGGATCAAGAAAATGCCACACTTTCAACCCGTTTGCAATTGGAAGGCGTTGAACTTGAAATGAACATTCTTGACAAAGAAAAAAAACAAGCAACCGATGAATATGAGCGATCAATTCCAAAATCGCAACGTCCCGGCATTCTCACCTTTGCGCTTCAAACGGAAGGAGTCACGGTTCGCCGAGGAGAGACGGTCGCGCGGGTCGCAGATCTAAGTGCGTTTCGAATTGAAGCCAGTGTTTCAGATGTACATTCAAAAACAATTTATGTGGGCATGCCCGCTGAAATTCAACAAGGCACAGAAATCATTAAAGGCCACATTGGCTCCATTCAACCAACGGTTGAGAACGGTGTAGTCAAAATTTTTATCACACTTGATCAATCAAAGCAATCCAGCTTTCGCTCCAATCAACGCGTTGATGTGACACTGATTGCCGGAAAACGACTCGCAACCTTGCGTGTCAAAAAGGGTGCGATGATAACCGCCAATTCGAAGCCGGCAGTCTTTGTTGTGCGAGGGTCAAAAGCCATTCGAACGGAAATAGTACTCGGGATTTCAAATTCGGATTACATCGAAATATTAGGCGGCCTTCTTGAGGGCGATGAGATCATCCTCAGTGATATGAAGGAGTATGCCGGTGCAAAAGAAATTTCAATCAAATAA
- the scpA gene encoding methylmalonyl-CoA mutase, with amino-acid sequence MSNLTPKFASFQDALKAFTESSLFANPTDRKRLDAENPKFETAERIPIPHQFTKEDIKDYKHLDYAAGAPPFLRGPYASMYAARPWTVRQYAGFSTAEESNAFYKRNLAAGQKGLSVAFDLATHRGYDSDHPRVSGDVGKAGVAIDTLEDMMRLFEGIPLGDISVSMTMNGAVIPIMAFYILAAEAQGVPKEKLSGTIQNDILKEFMVRNTFIYPPTPSMRIIGDIFSYTAKNMPKFNSISISGSHMQEAGATADIELAYTLADGLEYIRTGLKAGLSIDDFAPRLSFFWGIGMNFFMEVAKLRAARVLWAEIVSNFQPKNPKSMALRAHSQTSGWSLTAQQPFNNIVRTCIEALAATCGGTQSLHTNALDEAIALPTDFSARIARNTQLYLQEETDLCRIIDPWGGSYYVEYLTGELIKKAKAHLEEIESLGGMTKAIEQGLPKARIEEAATRRQARIDTGKEVIVGINRFRTEHEEPLDTLEIDNTAVRASQIERIERIKRERNNADVSAALESLREAAATGTGNLLALAVEAGRAKATLGEISSALEKVFGRFKPEIKAISGVYAMETAHDKLVEEARKLSDEFAAREGRRARILVAKVGQDGHDRGAKVISTAFADLGFDVDIGPLFQTPAEVAKQAVESDVHILGVSSLAAGHKTLVPEIIGELKKYGREDILVVAGGVIPEKDYAFLEKAGVVAVFGPGTVIADAAKRLLNILISLQKPIQTGRQ; translated from the coding sequence ATGTCAAACCTTACACCAAAGTTCGCTTCTTTTCAGGACGCCCTGAAAGCCTTCACCGAAAGTTCTCTTTTTGCAAATCCAACCGATAGGAAGCGTCTAGATGCAGAAAATCCCAAGTTCGAGACGGCCGAGCGAATTCCGATTCCACATCAATTCACCAAAGAGGACATCAAAGATTATAAGCATTTAGATTATGCTGCCGGTGCACCGCCATTTTTACGAGGGCCTTATGCTTCAATGTATGCCGCAAGGCCTTGGACCGTTCGCCAATATGCCGGGTTTTCAACCGCCGAAGAATCAAATGCATTTTATAAGCGCAATTTGGCGGCAGGGCAAAAAGGACTTTCCGTCGCCTTTGACCTTGCAACGCACCGAGGATATGATAGCGATCACCCTCGCGTTTCCGGCGATGTCGGTAAGGCTGGTGTCGCAATCGATACCCTCGAAGATATGATGCGGCTTTTCGAAGGTATTCCGCTTGGGGATATTTCCGTTTCGATGACGATGAACGGTGCCGTGATTCCAATAATGGCCTTTTACATTCTTGCTGCAGAGGCCCAAGGCGTTCCAAAGGAAAAACTCTCCGGCACCATACAGAACGATATTCTGAAGGAATTTATGGTGCGGAATACATTCATCTATCCACCCACACCTTCAATGCGCATCATTGGCGATATCTTTTCTTACACGGCCAAGAATATGCCAAAGTTCAATAGCATCAGCATCTCCGGCTCTCACATGCAAGAAGCCGGCGCTACCGCCGATATCGAACTCGCTTACACTTTAGCAGACGGGCTTGAATACATTCGCACCGGATTGAAAGCGGGTCTTTCGATTGATGACTTCGCACCGAGGCTCTCCTTCTTTTGGGGCATTGGAATGAATTTCTTTATGGAAGTTGCGAAACTTCGTGCTGCACGCGTGCTCTGGGCAGAAATCGTGAGCAACTTTCAACCGAAAAATCCAAAATCAATGGCGCTGCGTGCCCACTCGCAAACCTCCGGCTGGAGCCTTACCGCGCAGCAACCGTTCAATAATATTGTTCGAACCTGTATTGAAGCTTTAGCCGCAACTTGCGGCGGAACGCAGTCGCTTCATACCAATGCACTCGATGAAGCCATCGCTTTACCAACCGATTTTTCCGCTCGCATTGCCCGAAACACTCAACTTTATCTGCAAGAAGAAACTGACTTATGCCGCATTATCGATCCTTGGGGCGGCTCATACTATGTTGAATACCTTACCGGAGAACTGATCAAAAAAGCGAAGGCGCATCTCGAGGAAATTGAATCACTTGGGGGGATGACAAAAGCAATCGAGCAAGGATTACCTAAAGCAAGAATCGAAGAAGCGGCAACACGAAGGCAAGCGCGAATTGATACCGGAAAAGAAGTGATTGTGGGTATCAACCGATTTCGAACGGAGCATGAAGAACCGCTCGATACACTTGAAATCGATAACACCGCCGTTCGCGCCTCACAGATTGAACGCATCGAAAGAATTAAGCGTGAGCGAAATAACGCCGATGTGAGTGCTGCCCTTGAGTCACTTCGCGAAGCGGCGGCAACCGGAACCGGAAATCTCTTGGCGCTCGCCGTTGAAGCCGGACGAGCAAAAGCAACGCTTGGCGAAATTTCTTCAGCACTTGAAAAAGTTTTTGGTCGGTTTAAGCCTGAAATCAAAGCCATCAGTGGCGTATATGCAATGGAAACAGCACATGATAAATTGGTGGAAGAGGCGCGAAAGCTTTCAGATGAATTCGCGGCTCGTGAAGGCCGAAGGGCAAGAATCCTTGTTGCGAAAGTCGGGCAAGATGGGCACGACCGTGGGGCAAAAGTCATTTCTACAGCCTTTGCCGATTTAGGCTTCGATGTGGATATCGGTCCGCTTTTTCAAACGCCCGCCGAAGTCGCAAAACAAGCCGTAGAAAGCGATGTTCACATTCTTGGCGTTTCGAGCCTTGCCGCCGGTCATAAAACATTGGTGCCCGAAATTATCGGCGAATTAAAGAAATATGGACGCGAAGATATTTTAGTTGTTGCCGGAGGGGTCATTCCCGAAAAAGATTATGCATTTCTTGAGAAAGCCGGTGTGGTTGCGGTTTTCGGTCCCGGAACAGTAATCGCAGATGCAGCAAAAAGACTTCTAAACATTTTAATCAGTCTTCAAAAGCCAATTCAAACCGGTCGTCAATGA
- a CDS encoding T9SS type A sorting domain-containing protein — MLSHFALLLLLLSSRGMAQRRAIDHIGNSNKSFYESFLDLSFGNNGVGYHQFGNNDRFYAVAVQADGKIVAVGETITGSFSSNLIVGRFLSNGEFDNSFGTGGKVFFNFGEQDIARDILIDIDGKILIAGKMNDKFGVLRLKPDGTLDSSFGSNGAVILNQSDLTHEARSMAIQPDGKIVVAGGTPTFLNEIFCVVRLTSKGDLDETFSSDGRAVYGFGGFDDVARKVLVHQVEGQLKITVIGSSTINGNADYAVVRFKEDGTLDESLAGTGALRFPFENGNEFGRSAVILENGDLIIVGDVLSTTASRIGMMRLKPNGELNENFGNSGRKFLENNTNWSNFYPQKLRRNGNKLMIGGHVSGSFGLDWFLYQINEDGNLDESFGNSGVITTNFGASEYANDFLVQTDKKIIQVGHNSTRTMIARYSVSPLRTPSNENEINGFELVQNYPNPFNPSTTISYRLSKAAPVSLKVFDALGREVATLTNGFKQAGTHQVQFDASKRGLSSGAYFYRLQVENRTLSKKMVLTK; from the coding sequence ATGTTGTCCCATTTTGCTTTGCTGCTTTTACTGCTTTCTTCACGTGGGATGGCGCAAAGGCGTGCCATCGATCATATTGGCAATTCGAATAAGTCATTCTATGAAAGCTTTCTCGATTTAAGCTTTGGTAATAATGGTGTTGGGTATCATCAGTTTGGAAACAACGATCGTTTTTATGCGGTGGCAGTTCAAGCAGATGGAAAAATCGTTGCCGTTGGTGAAACCATCACAGGATCATTCTCTTCTAACCTCATTGTTGGTAGATTTCTTTCAAACGGAGAGTTTGACAATAGCTTTGGAACAGGTGGAAAAGTCTTTTTCAACTTCGGTGAGCAAGACATTGCTCGTGATATACTCATAGATATTGACGGTAAAATACTGATTGCCGGAAAGATGAACGATAAATTCGGGGTGCTTCGTCTTAAACCCGATGGCACTTTAGATTCCTCATTTGGGAGCAATGGTGCCGTAATTCTTAATCAATCTGACCTGACGCATGAAGCACGCAGTATGGCCATTCAACCCGATGGTAAAATTGTAGTCGCTGGAGGTACACCAACTTTTCTCAACGAAATCTTTTGTGTCGTTCGCCTTACTTCAAAGGGTGATTTAGATGAAACATTTAGTAGCGATGGCAGAGCCGTCTATGGCTTCGGAGGATTCGATGATGTGGCGCGCAAAGTATTGGTGCATCAGGTTGAAGGGCAATTAAAAATTACTGTCATAGGATCGAGTACCATTAATGGCAATGCCGATTATGCTGTCGTGCGATTTAAGGAAGATGGAACGCTCGATGAATCGTTAGCGGGAACAGGCGCTTTGCGATTCCCCTTCGAAAACGGAAACGAATTTGGGCGAAGTGCCGTCATTTTAGAAAATGGCGACCTGATCATTGTCGGTGATGTGCTCTCAACCACTGCCTCTCGTATCGGAATGATGAGGCTTAAACCAAATGGCGAACTCAATGAAAACTTTGGAAACTCGGGTAGAAAATTTTTGGAGAACAACACAAACTGGTCAAATTTTTATCCGCAGAAATTAAGACGAAACGGAAATAAGCTAATGATTGGGGGACATGTAAGTGGCTCATTCGGGCTTGATTGGTTTCTCTATCAAATTAACGAAGATGGAAATCTCGATGAATCCTTCGGCAATTCGGGTGTCATCACTACAAATTTTGGTGCGAGCGAATATGCGAATGATTTTCTTGTTCAGACCGATAAAAAAATCATCCAAGTAGGCCATAACAGCACGCGGACAATGATTGCAAGGTATAGCGTTTCACCACTTAGAACACCAAGCAATGAGAATGAAATCAATGGATTTGAACTGGTTCAAAATTATCCGAACCCGTTCAACCCAAGCACAACGATTTCATATCGGCTTTCCAAGGCAGCGCCTGTAAGCTTGAAAGTCTTTGATGCCTTGGGTCGTGAAGTCGCGACACTGACAAATGGCTTCAAACAGGCGGGGACTCATCAGGTTCAATTTGATGCTTCAAAACGAGGATTATCAAGTGGCGCATATTTCTACAGGTTGCAAGTAGAAAACAGAACTTTGAGCAAAAAAATGGTTCTCACAAAATGA
- a CDS encoding FtsX-like permease family protein: MIKNYITIALKVLMRRKFFTAVSLFGISFTLMTLVVASSFLDYSFSAKAPEEKFDRVLWAERYRMRSPDKNSNWSSDGTGYYTVNHYLRKSVEKLGDMVEKYSVFTNSGGGIIYLETEKISFRNRRTDGAYWEIIDFEFLEGRGLSDDDDKNRNNVCVINETLRNRFFKGENAVGKTVLYDGYNYKVVGVVKDVPETRSIAFSDMWLPISSTLNQNYNKIPTANEDLMDGGYQAMYLVKSKAFFDEVKTASQAALNEVIFPDPKEYSFLETRPRTKFESVSANLFFDWEQMLSTEQSHKLMLGIILAYLVFMILPAVNLINLNTSRMMERASEIGVRKAFGAASPTLVTQFIIENVCLTVIGGAIGLILSVFALRMINESGIWKYADFGLNWKVFLIGLFLSLLFGVISGAYPAWKMSRLNVVQALKGIRS; the protein is encoded by the coding sequence ATGATTAAAAACTATATCACCATTGCGCTGAAGGTTCTCATGCGCCGCAAATTCTTTACCGCCGTGAGCCTTTTTGGAATCAGTTTTACACTCATGACGCTTGTTGTGGCAAGCTCATTCTTAGATTACAGCTTTTCTGCCAAAGCGCCGGAAGAAAAATTTGATCGTGTGCTTTGGGCGGAGCGATACAGGATGCGCAGCCCCGACAAAAATTCCAATTGGAGTAGCGATGGTACGGGCTACTATACCGTTAATCATTATCTGCGTAAGTCGGTTGAAAAACTTGGCGATATGGTAGAAAAGTATTCAGTATTTACAAATAGTGGCGGGGGCATCATTTATCTCGAAACCGAAAAAATCAGCTTCCGAAATCGCCGAACAGACGGTGCTTATTGGGAAATCATCGACTTCGAGTTTCTTGAAGGACGAGGACTTTCAGACGATGACGATAAAAACCGCAATAATGTATGTGTCATTAACGAAACACTTCGCAACCGTTTCTTTAAGGGTGAGAATGCCGTGGGAAAAACCGTCTTATATGACGGCTATAACTATAAAGTTGTGGGTGTTGTCAAAGATGTCCCTGAAACACGCAGTATTGCCTTTTCCGATATGTGGCTGCCGATAAGTTCGACGCTCAACCAAAACTACAACAAAATTCCAACAGCCAATGAAGATCTAATGGACGGCGGTTATCAAGCAATGTACTTGGTGAAAAGTAAAGCGTTTTTCGATGAAGTGAAAACCGCCTCGCAAGCTGCATTGAATGAAGTCATCTTTCCCGACCCCAAAGAGTACAGCTTTCTCGAAACTCGCCCACGAACGAAATTTGAGTCTGTCTCAGCCAATCTATTCTTCGATTGGGAGCAAATGCTATCCACAGAACAGTCTCATAAACTCATGCTGGGTATAATTCTAGCTTATCTTGTTTTTATGATTTTGCCGGCAGTTAATCTTATCAACCTCAATACCAGCCGAATGATGGAACGCGCTTCCGAAATTGGTGTAAGAAAAGCCTTTGGTGCAGCGAGCCCCACATTAGTTACTCAGTTTATTATTGAGAATGTTTGCCTTACGGTAATAGGAGGCGCTATAGGGTTAATCCTCTCTGTATTTGCTTTACGAATGATAAATGAAAGTGGAATATGGAAGTATGCAGATTTCGGATTGAACTGGAAAGTCTTTCTAATCGGCCTTTTTCTTTCGTTACTATTTGGTGTGATATCCGGAGCCTACCCGGCTTGGAAAATGTCGCGCCTGAATGTGGTTCAAGCTCTTAAAGGAATTCGAAGCTAA